One Vicia villosa cultivar HV-30 ecotype Madison, WI unplaced genomic scaffold, Vvil1.0 ctg.000291F_1_1, whole genome shotgun sequence genomic window carries:
- the LOC131626489 gene encoding receptor-like serine/threonine-protein kinase ALE2 isoform X3, whose protein sequence is MGVVFPLILFLVKLCVMQGSEGSVISPSPAFLPSVHHNGEAPGPIHNGQSWQSNASSPFDPHGSVISPSPATLHVDLSPSEAPSLLPSNGSFVQPPVALPPSILAPTPQKIKGIESSMSPSPSPSTKSLSPQYKVVPAPSTAERNFPPSIQPIPPQRKAPTVSPPISTPIAPALVAIPPEILPKTSPISQPIEHGSLPPKIDKRNESKSHNLEPVSPGSFLQPPVALPPNTSAPTSPKIKGIESSISPSPSPNIKSLSPAYKAVPAPSTVERNLPPLMQPISPRVKAPIVRPPVSTPIAPAPSATPSGNLPVTSPISQPIVHGSFPPTVDRRNESKSHNLEPVSQAPVATPSTDVPKTSPLSPSTANGSFPPNSHREGTPTNKGHPRETISPAPVFNLPKYSPVNQPTEPGSLPPTVHKRNSSISHTLEPVSQAPVAEPPTSFPKSSPVSQPTHGSFPPNIHNRTVHKGHIHTPEPIMPPVATSPTSTFPVDPPLVHHVIPAASPSELPAPVISPSLTPSRNFKNGGEPVSAPLYKTPKSPPTSAHSPVQAPEHKARPSHHAPEPLISPPKSPFNKEDHSPAPSPSTAVYKHQPTRNTITSPAPASSYFVSSPTSKHQDQPIPPSFLPTSRRRHYAPPPMNTGFADSPFTFPIQSPVSQVSPAPSPSFKISPHSTKIPFHPPAVSPSRPFSKSPKKPVLPRVQALPPPPPNEDCISYICSEPYANSPPGVPCMCVWPMRVGLRLSVPLYTFFPLVSELASELASGVFMKQSQVRIMGANAATEQPDKTDALIDFVPLGEQFDNTTAFITAERFWHKQVVIKASYFGDYEVLYISYPGLPPSPPLPPSSVNMIDGGPYSNNGNNGRTIKPLGVDIQKKQHNSGLSKGIIAIIALSAFLAIVLCSAAVFALFKFRDHVPESQPTSTPRGFPPTLAKASGAAGPSVGGAVTSASTSFRSSIAAYAGSAKTFSMNEIEKATDNFHPSRILGEGGFGLVYRCDLEDGSKVAVKVLKREDHHGDREFLSEVEMLSRLHHRNLVKLIGICTELTSRCLVYELIPNGSVESHLHGVDREKSPLDWSTRIKIALGAARGLAYLHEDSSPHVIHRDFKSSNILLENDFTPKVSDFGLARTAADEDNRHISTRVMGTFGYVAPEYAMTGHLLVKSDVYSYGVVLLELLTGRKPVDFSQPPGQENLVAWARPLLTSREGLEAIIDPSLGTNVPFDSVAKVAAIASMCVQPEVSDRPFMGEVVQALKLVCNECDEAKETGSTSSSKDDLSSDFNAASEQQSNNFQSHFAAGNYDFGVDIENGLSASEIFSSSARFGRQVSGSFRRHSYSGPLRTVRSKRLWQIIQKLSGGTVSEHANMFK, encoded by the exons ATGGGTGTGGTTTTTCCATTGATTCTGTTTCTGGTGAAGCTTTGTGTTATGCAAGGATCTGAAG GGTCTGTTATATCCCCATCTCCAGCATTTCTTCCTTCTGTTCATCATAATGGAGAAGCACCTGGTCCTATCCATAATGGACAGTCATGGCAAAGCAATGCATCAAGCCCTTTTGATCCACATG GGTCTGTTATATCGCCGTCTCCAGCAACATTACATGTGGATCTTTCCCCTAGTGAAGCACCGAGTCTTTTACCCTCAAATG GGTCTTTTGTACAACCTCCAGTTGCATTACCACCGTCTATATTAGCGCCAACTCCTCAGAAGATTAAAGGAATTGAATCATCCATGTCACCTAGTCCTAGTCCAAGCACCAAATCTTTATCTCCACAATATAAGGTTGTTCCAGCACCATCAACTGCTGAAAGGAATTTTCCACCATCCATACAGCCAATTCCACCTCAACGGAAAGCACCTACTGTTAGTCCTCCTATATCTACACCAATTGCTCCAG CTCTTGTTGCAATACCTCCTGAAATTTTGCCAAAAACTTCACCTATCAGTCAACCAATTGAACATGGAAGCTTGCCTCCTAAGATTGATAAGAGAAATGAAAGCAAGAGTCACAATTTAGAGCCAGTTTCACCAG GTTCTTTCTTGCAACCTCCAGTTGCGTTACCACCTAATACATCAGCTCCAACTTCTCCGAAGATTAAAGGAATTGAATCATCCATATCGCCTAGTCCTAGTCCAAACATCAAATCGTTATCGCCAGCATATAAGGCTGTTCCTGCACCATCAACTGTTGAAAGGAATTTGCCACCATTGATGCAACCAATTTCACCTCGAGTGAAAGCACCTATTGTCAGGCCTCCTGTATCCACACCAATTGCTCCAG CTCCTTCTGCAACACCTTCTGGAAATTTGCCTGTTACTTCACCTATCAGCCAACCAATTGTGCATGGAAGTTTTCCTCCTACGGTTGATAGGAGGAATGAAAGTAAGAGTCACAACCTAGAGCCAGTTTCACAAG CCCCAGTTGCAACACCTTCTACCGATGTGCCCAAAACTTCACCACTAAGCCCTTCAACTGCTAATGGAAGTTTTCCTCCTAATTCTCACAGAGAGGGTACACCTACAAATAAAGGTCACCCTCGAGAAACAATTTCACCAG CTCCTGTATTCAATTTACCGAAATATTCGCCAGTGAATCAACCAACTGAACCTGGAAGCTTGCCTCCAACTGTCCATAAAAGAAACTCCAGTATCAGTCACACATTGGAGCCAGTTTCACAGG CCCCGGTTGCAGAACCGCCTACAAGTTTTCCAAAAAGTTCACCAGTCAGCCAACCAACTCATGGAAGTTTTCCACCTAATATTCATAATAGAACTGTACATAAGGGACACATTCATACACCAGAGCCAATAATGCCAC CAGTAGCTACATCACCAACAAGTACATTTCCAGTAGATCCACCATTGGTCCACCATGTCATACCTGCAGCATCTCCATCTGAACTACCAG CACCTGTCATCTCTCCCTCATTAACACCTTCCAGAAACTTCAAAAACGGTGGAGAACCTGTTTCTGCGCCTTTGTATAAAACACCGAAGTCTCCACCAACTTCAGCTCATTCCCCTGTTCAAG CTCCTGAACATAAAGCAAGGCCATCACATCATGCTCCTGAGCCACTGATTTCACCTCCTAAATCTCCTTTCAATAAAGAAGATCATTCTCCTGCACCTTCACCTTCTACCGCAGTTTATAAGCATCAGCCTACACGGAACACGATAACCAGTCCAGCTCCTGCATCATCATATTTTGTTTCTTCTCCCACTTCAAAACACCAAG ATCAACCAATTCCTCCCTCATTTCTTCCAACAAGTAGACGGAGACATTATGCTCCACCACCAATGAACACAG GTTTTGCAGATTCTCCATTTACCTTTCCTATTCAATCACCAGTGAGCCAGGTTTCACCTGCTCCTTCTCCATCATTCAAGATTTCCCCTCATTCAACCAAAA TTCCATTTCATCCTCCTGCAGTATCTCCTTCACGGCCTTTTTCGAAGAGCCCTAAGAAGCCAGTATTGCCTCGGGTTCAAGCATTACCACCCCCACCTCCCAATGAAG ATTGTATATCATATATTTGCTCGGAGCCTTATGCGAATTCTCCACCCGGGGTGCCCTGCATGTGTGTCTGGCCAATGAGAGTTGGCCTTCGCCTCAGTGTTCCTCTGTATACCTTCTTCCCTTTGGTTTCGGAGCTTGCTTCTGAACTAGCCAGCGGGGTTTTCATGAAACAAAGTCAAGTTCGAATTATGGGGGCCAACGCAGCAACTGAGCAGCCAGATAAAACCGATGCTCTCATCGATTTTGTACCACTTGGGGAACAATTTGACAACACTACGGCCTTTATAACTGCTGAGAGGTTTTGGCATAAACAAGTTGTTATAAAAGCTTCTTACTTTGGAGATTATGAAGTGTTATATATAAGCTATCCAG GTTTACCTCCATCTCCTCCATTACCACCTTCAAGCGTTAACATGATAGATGGTGGTCCATATTCAAATAATGGCAATAATGGCAGGACAATAAAGCCTCTTGGGGTTGACATACAAAAGAAGCAGCATAACAGTGGACTTAGCAAGGGCATTATAGCTATTATTGCCCTTTCAGCTTTTCTAGCAATTGTTTTATGCTCTGCTGCTGTTTTCGCCTTATTCAAATTCCGAGATCATGTGCCTGAATCTCAACCAACATCAACCCCACGGGGTTTTCCGCCGACTCTTGCCAAAGCATCAG GTGCTGCTGGGCCATCAGTTGGAGGTGCAGTTACTTCCGCTTCAACTTCATTTCGGTCTAGCATTGCTGCTTATGCAGGGTCTGCTAAGACTTTCAGTATGAACGAAATAGAGAAAGCAACTGATAATTTTCACCCTTCTAGAATACTTGGAGAAGGAGGTTTTGGTCTTGTTTATAGATGTGACCTTGAAGATGGTTCAAAAGTAGCAGTCAAAGTTCTAAAGAGGGAGGATCATCATGGAGATCGTGAATTCTTATCAGAAGTTGAGATGCTTAGCCGCCTTCACCATAGAAATTTGGTAAAGCTGATTGGTATATGTACAGAACTCACCTCCCGCTGTCTGGTTTACGAACTCATTCCAAATGGCAGTGTGGAATCCCATTTACATG GAGTTGACAGGGAAAAAAGCCCGCTTGATTGGAGTACTCGGATAAAGATAGCACTTGGTGCTGCTCGTGGTCTTGCTTATTTGCATGAAGATTCAAGTCCACATGTCATACATAGGGATTTCAAATCTAGCAATATATTGCTGGAAAATGATTTTACACCAAAAGTATCTGATTTTGGATTGGCTCGAACGGCAGCTGATGAGGATAACAGGCACATATCTACACGTGTCATGGGAACTTTCGG ATATGTGGCTCCCGAGTACGCAATGACCGGGCATCTTCTCGTGAAGAGTGACGTATACAGCTATGGTGTTGTTCTTCTTGAGCTTTTGACAGGAAGAAAACCAGTGGACTTTTCACAACCGCCTGGTCAAGAGAATCTCGTTGCATGGGCCCGTCCCCTTCTAACAAGTAGAGAAGGACTTGAAGCAATAATCGATCCATCTCTAGGAACCAATGTTCCTTTTGATAGTGTGGCTAAAGTTGCGGCCATCGCTTCAATGTGTGTACAACCAGAGGTTTCAGATCGTCCTTTCATGGGCGAGGTTGTTCAGGCTTTAAAACTCGTGTGTAATGAATGTGATGAAGCAAAAGAGACAGGTTCAACAAGTTCTAGCAAAGACGATTTATCTTCAGATTTCAATGCTGCTTCTGAACAACAATCCAATAATTTCCAAAGCCATTTCGCAGCGGGTAACTATGACTTCGGAGTTGATATCGAAAACGGATTGTCAGCATCAGAGATATTCAGCTCGTCAGCAAGATTTGGAAGGCAAGTATCTGGATCATTTAGAAGACATTCATATTCGGGTCCTCTAAGAACCGTAAGAAGCAAGCGGTTATGGCAGATAATTCAAAAGCTTTCTGGCGGTACTGTTAGTGAACACGCGAATATGTTCAAGTAA
- the LOC131626489 gene encoding receptor-like serine/threonine-protein kinase ALE2 isoform X5, producing MGVVFPLILFLVKLCVMQGSEGSVISPSPAFLPSVHHNGEAPGPIHNGQSWQSNASSPFDPHGSVISPSPATLHVDLSPSEAPSLLPSNGSFVQPPVALPPSILAPTPQKIKGIESSMSPSPSPSTKSLSPQYKVVPAPSTAERNFPPSIQPIPPQRKAPTVSPPISTPIAPALVAIPPEILPKTSPISQPIEHGSLPPKIDKRNESKSHNLEPVSPGSFLQPPVALPPNTSAPTSPKIKGIESSISPSPSPNIKSLSPAYKAVPAPSTVERNLPPLMQPISPRVKAPIVRPPVSTPIAPAPSATPSGNLPVTSPISQPIVHGSFPPTVDRRNESKSHNLEPVSQAVATSPTSTFPVDPPLVHHVIPAASPSELPAPVISPSLTPSRNFKNGGEPVSAPLYKTPKSPPTSAHSPVQAPEHKARPSHHAPEPLISPPKSPFNKEDHSPAPSPSTAVYKHQPTRNTITSPAPASSYFVSSPTSKHQDQPIPPSFLPTSRRRHYAPPPMNTGFADSPFTFPIQSPVSQVSPAPSPSFKISPHSTKIPFHPPAVSPSRPFSKSPKKPVLPRVQALPPPPPNEDCISYICSEPYANSPPGVPCMCVWPMRVGLRLSVPLYTFFPLVSELASELASGVFMKQSQVRIMGANAATEQPDKTDALIDFVPLGEQFDNTTAFITAERFWHKQVVIKASYFGDYEVLYISYPGLPPSPPLPPSSVNMIDGGPYSNNGNNGRTIKPLGVDIQKKQHNSGLSKGIIAIIALSAFLAIVLCSAAVFALFKFRDHVPESQPTSTPRGFPPTLAKASGAAGPSVGGAVTSASTSFRSSIAAYAGSAKTFSMNEIEKATDNFHPSRILGEGGFGLVYRCDLEDGSKVAVKVLKREDHHGDREFLSEVEMLSRLHHRNLVKLIGICTELTSRCLVYELIPNGSVESHLHGVDREKSPLDWSTRIKIALGAARGLAYLHEDSSPHVIHRDFKSSNILLENDFTPKVSDFGLARTAADEDNRHISTRVMGTFGYVAPEYAMTGHLLVKSDVYSYGVVLLELLTGRKPVDFSQPPGQENLVAWARPLLTSREGLEAIIDPSLGTNVPFDSVAKVAAIASMCVQPEVSDRPFMGEVVQALKLVCNECDEAKETGSTSSSKDDLSSDFNAASEQQSNNFQSHFAAGNYDFGVDIENGLSASEIFSSSARFGRQVSGSFRRHSYSGPLRTVRSKRLWQIIQKLSGGTVSEHANMFK from the exons ATGGGTGTGGTTTTTCCATTGATTCTGTTTCTGGTGAAGCTTTGTGTTATGCAAGGATCTGAAG GGTCTGTTATATCCCCATCTCCAGCATTTCTTCCTTCTGTTCATCATAATGGAGAAGCACCTGGTCCTATCCATAATGGACAGTCATGGCAAAGCAATGCATCAAGCCCTTTTGATCCACATG GGTCTGTTATATCGCCGTCTCCAGCAACATTACATGTGGATCTTTCCCCTAGTGAAGCACCGAGTCTTTTACCCTCAAATG GGTCTTTTGTACAACCTCCAGTTGCATTACCACCGTCTATATTAGCGCCAACTCCTCAGAAGATTAAAGGAATTGAATCATCCATGTCACCTAGTCCTAGTCCAAGCACCAAATCTTTATCTCCACAATATAAGGTTGTTCCAGCACCATCAACTGCTGAAAGGAATTTTCCACCATCCATACAGCCAATTCCACCTCAACGGAAAGCACCTACTGTTAGTCCTCCTATATCTACACCAATTGCTCCAG CTCTTGTTGCAATACCTCCTGAAATTTTGCCAAAAACTTCACCTATCAGTCAACCAATTGAACATGGAAGCTTGCCTCCTAAGATTGATAAGAGAAATGAAAGCAAGAGTCACAATTTAGAGCCAGTTTCACCAG GTTCTTTCTTGCAACCTCCAGTTGCGTTACCACCTAATACATCAGCTCCAACTTCTCCGAAGATTAAAGGAATTGAATCATCCATATCGCCTAGTCCTAGTCCAAACATCAAATCGTTATCGCCAGCATATAAGGCTGTTCCTGCACCATCAACTGTTGAAAGGAATTTGCCACCATTGATGCAACCAATTTCACCTCGAGTGAAAGCACCTATTGTCAGGCCTCCTGTATCCACACCAATTGCTCCAG CTCCTTCTGCAACACCTTCTGGAAATTTGCCTGTTACTTCACCTATCAGCCAACCAATTGTGCATGGAAGTTTTCCTCCTACGGTTGATAGGAGGAATGAAAGTAAGAGTCACAACCTAGAGCCAGTTTCACAAG CAGTAGCTACATCACCAACAAGTACATTTCCAGTAGATCCACCATTGGTCCACCATGTCATACCTGCAGCATCTCCATCTGAACTACCAG CACCTGTCATCTCTCCCTCATTAACACCTTCCAGAAACTTCAAAAACGGTGGAGAACCTGTTTCTGCGCCTTTGTATAAAACACCGAAGTCTCCACCAACTTCAGCTCATTCCCCTGTTCAAG CTCCTGAACATAAAGCAAGGCCATCACATCATGCTCCTGAGCCACTGATTTCACCTCCTAAATCTCCTTTCAATAAAGAAGATCATTCTCCTGCACCTTCACCTTCTACCGCAGTTTATAAGCATCAGCCTACACGGAACACGATAACCAGTCCAGCTCCTGCATCATCATATTTTGTTTCTTCTCCCACTTCAAAACACCAAG ATCAACCAATTCCTCCCTCATTTCTTCCAACAAGTAGACGGAGACATTATGCTCCACCACCAATGAACACAG GTTTTGCAGATTCTCCATTTACCTTTCCTATTCAATCACCAGTGAGCCAGGTTTCACCTGCTCCTTCTCCATCATTCAAGATTTCCCCTCATTCAACCAAAA TTCCATTTCATCCTCCTGCAGTATCTCCTTCACGGCCTTTTTCGAAGAGCCCTAAGAAGCCAGTATTGCCTCGGGTTCAAGCATTACCACCCCCACCTCCCAATGAAG ATTGTATATCATATATTTGCTCGGAGCCTTATGCGAATTCTCCACCCGGGGTGCCCTGCATGTGTGTCTGGCCAATGAGAGTTGGCCTTCGCCTCAGTGTTCCTCTGTATACCTTCTTCCCTTTGGTTTCGGAGCTTGCTTCTGAACTAGCCAGCGGGGTTTTCATGAAACAAAGTCAAGTTCGAATTATGGGGGCCAACGCAGCAACTGAGCAGCCAGATAAAACCGATGCTCTCATCGATTTTGTACCACTTGGGGAACAATTTGACAACACTACGGCCTTTATAACTGCTGAGAGGTTTTGGCATAAACAAGTTGTTATAAAAGCTTCTTACTTTGGAGATTATGAAGTGTTATATATAAGCTATCCAG GTTTACCTCCATCTCCTCCATTACCACCTTCAAGCGTTAACATGATAGATGGTGGTCCATATTCAAATAATGGCAATAATGGCAGGACAATAAAGCCTCTTGGGGTTGACATACAAAAGAAGCAGCATAACAGTGGACTTAGCAAGGGCATTATAGCTATTATTGCCCTTTCAGCTTTTCTAGCAATTGTTTTATGCTCTGCTGCTGTTTTCGCCTTATTCAAATTCCGAGATCATGTGCCTGAATCTCAACCAACATCAACCCCACGGGGTTTTCCGCCGACTCTTGCCAAAGCATCAG GTGCTGCTGGGCCATCAGTTGGAGGTGCAGTTACTTCCGCTTCAACTTCATTTCGGTCTAGCATTGCTGCTTATGCAGGGTCTGCTAAGACTTTCAGTATGAACGAAATAGAGAAAGCAACTGATAATTTTCACCCTTCTAGAATACTTGGAGAAGGAGGTTTTGGTCTTGTTTATAGATGTGACCTTGAAGATGGTTCAAAAGTAGCAGTCAAAGTTCTAAAGAGGGAGGATCATCATGGAGATCGTGAATTCTTATCAGAAGTTGAGATGCTTAGCCGCCTTCACCATAGAAATTTGGTAAAGCTGATTGGTATATGTACAGAACTCACCTCCCGCTGTCTGGTTTACGAACTCATTCCAAATGGCAGTGTGGAATCCCATTTACATG GAGTTGACAGGGAAAAAAGCCCGCTTGATTGGAGTACTCGGATAAAGATAGCACTTGGTGCTGCTCGTGGTCTTGCTTATTTGCATGAAGATTCAAGTCCACATGTCATACATAGGGATTTCAAATCTAGCAATATATTGCTGGAAAATGATTTTACACCAAAAGTATCTGATTTTGGATTGGCTCGAACGGCAGCTGATGAGGATAACAGGCACATATCTACACGTGTCATGGGAACTTTCGG ATATGTGGCTCCCGAGTACGCAATGACCGGGCATCTTCTCGTGAAGAGTGACGTATACAGCTATGGTGTTGTTCTTCTTGAGCTTTTGACAGGAAGAAAACCAGTGGACTTTTCACAACCGCCTGGTCAAGAGAATCTCGTTGCATGGGCCCGTCCCCTTCTAACAAGTAGAGAAGGACTTGAAGCAATAATCGATCCATCTCTAGGAACCAATGTTCCTTTTGATAGTGTGGCTAAAGTTGCGGCCATCGCTTCAATGTGTGTACAACCAGAGGTTTCAGATCGTCCTTTCATGGGCGAGGTTGTTCAGGCTTTAAAACTCGTGTGTAATGAATGTGATGAAGCAAAAGAGACAGGTTCAACAAGTTCTAGCAAAGACGATTTATCTTCAGATTTCAATGCTGCTTCTGAACAACAATCCAATAATTTCCAAAGCCATTTCGCAGCGGGTAACTATGACTTCGGAGTTGATATCGAAAACGGATTGTCAGCATCAGAGATATTCAGCTCGTCAGCAAGATTTGGAAGGCAAGTATCTGGATCATTTAGAAGACATTCATATTCGGGTCCTCTAAGAACCGTAAGAAGCAAGCGGTTATGGCAGATAATTCAAAAGCTTTCTGGCGGTACTGTTAGTGAACACGCGAATATGTTCAAGTAA